AAAAAGATCATAACTATCTTTTTAATGATATTGGTAACAGGCTTTGCACTGAAGATTGAGACTGTGCCAAAACAAAGAGAGGATGAGGTATTGATAAAAGGTCCGGTTGATAGAGGAGGCTTTGGTGGATTGACAATAAAATTTACCGAGTTGAATGACCAATTTGCAATGTTAATGGGTGTAAGGGGTGGAGTTACATTTAATCGTTTTTTGGGCATAGGTGGTGGCCTATATGGAATGGTGAATAGAATGGAAGTGAATACCAATTATCCAATGAGAAATTTCAATATGGATTTTGGTTACGGCGGCATTATACTTGAATTGATATTCGGTTCACGAAGATTGGTTCATTTTGGAACACATACTCTCATTGGCGGTGGTTCTGTTCAATACAGACTTCCCGCCTATGAAGAACCCTGGTATGAAGATTTTTTCTTTGTCTTAGAACCATCTGCAGAAATGACAATTAATATTACCAGAGTCTTTCGCGTTGATATTGGAGGCTCTTATCGCTATATTTATGGTGCAGAACTTGAAGGAATAAGTGACAGAAGTTTGAGTGGTGCAACCGGGCATATAACTTTTAAATTAGGAAAGTTTTGAAGTTTCTCGTTTTAAAAGATTAGAGTCCTCTAACTTTACGTTTTTTCAATTCTTTTTTAATAAATTCACAGAATTGCGGGTTCATACCAAGATATTCGGGCGGGATTACGCCAAATTGAGGATAATCTTTTATACATCGAGCAATGACCGCGCATGAATATGCAGTCATCCTTGCCATTGAAGTAATTTTGTTTTTTCTGTCATAATAATCAATTATCCGATATTTTTTCTGTTTCGCACCTGATTGTAATTGAATAATCAAAATAGTAATATCATATTCCGGTCCTTTGCTCAATTCCTCTTTAAGGTAATTGAACATAAACTCGTAACAAGGGATTTTAGTGTGGTTAAACTTTACCTCTTTGTTTGAAAAAAAGCCACATTCAATCAAAGTTTTAAAAATTGTTGCATGACCTGCATACCGAATCGTTTTTTCTTCCATATTTTTTATTGTACACATAGTCTTCAACAATGTGCGTAAGCCATCGGTATAAAATGCCTCCAGTTTGCCAATATCAGGGATATAAAATTCTTCTATTCCAGTGAGTGCGGGTACGGTTATTACTTTATTATTTTGGTAAATCCTTGCTGGTCTTGTATATTCTTCAATCAAATCACTCGGTGACCAGGTAATGCGATAATTGAAAGGTGGAACTGGCTTTTGTGGAATGCCACCAACCATTATCTTCAAATTGTCAATTTTTTTCATATAGGTGTATGCTTCACCCACA
The genomic region above belongs to candidate division WOR-3 bacterium and contains:
- a CDS encoding saccharopine dehydrogenase C-terminal domain-containing protein; its protein translation is MKILILGCGMQGRIVAKYLINYYSEITVLDIDENNLKTLDCPKIKKVKFDIKDQKRLIRLMSDYDLVVGALPARFGFYSMECAIEAGIDMVDMSYSSEDPFLLDQDAKKAGIKIVPDAGYAPGLSNILVGEAYTYMKKIDNLKIMVGGIPQKPVPPFNYRITWSPSDLIEEYTRPARIYQNNKVITVPALTGIEEFYIPDIGKLEAFYTDGLRTLLKTMCTIKNMEEKTIRYAGHATIFKTLIECGFFSNKEVKFNHTKIPCYEFMFNYLKEELSKGPEYDITILIIQLQSGAKQKKYRIIDYYDRKNKITSMARMTAYSCAVIARCIKDYPQFGVIPPEYLGMNPQFCEFIKKELKKRKVRGL